The Maylandia zebra isolate NMK-2024a linkage group LG4, Mzebra_GT3a, whole genome shotgun sequence genome includes a window with the following:
- the pvalb6 gene encoding parvalbumin 6 — MAMSSILNTDDIKKALDAFAVADSFDHKKFFELVGLKSKSADDVKKVFTVLDADNSGFIEEEELKFVLKGFAKDGRDLTDKETKAFLKAADKDGDGKIGVDEFAALVKE, encoded by the exons ATGGCAATGAGCAGCATCCTCAACACCGATGACATCAAGAAAGCTCTAGATGCATTTGCAG TTGCTGACTCTTTTGACCACAAGAAGTTTTTTGAGCTGGTGGGTCTGAAGTCCAAGTCTGCCGACGATGTGAAGAAGGTCTTCACGGTGCTGGATGCGGACAACAGCGGCTTCATAGAGGAGGAAGAACTCAA ATTCGTCCTGAAGGGCTTTGCCAAAGATGGCAGGGACCTGAcagacaaagaaaccaaagcatttttaaaagcaGCTGACAAGGATGGAGACGGCAAGATTGGAGTCGATG aATTTGCTGCCCTTGTGAAAGAATAA